From a region of the Hemibagrus wyckioides isolate EC202008001 linkage group LG06, SWU_Hwy_1.0, whole genome shotgun sequence genome:
- the gatd3 gene encoding glutamine amidotransferase-like class 1 domain-containing protein 3, mitochondrial has product MIIGKMLAVRSLICKPYAFLLKPPAALSAQTGGVGFIHTSVKCSSAKVAVVLSGCGVYDGTEIHEASAILVHLSRGGAEVQMYAPDVAQMHVIDHSKGQPSEESRNVLAESARIARGNITDLAKLSASNHDAVIFPGGFGAAKNLSTFAVDGSDCTVNKQVENVLKDFHKAGKPIGLCCISPVLAAKVLPGVEVTVGHEQEEGGMWPYAGTAQAITALGAKHKVKDVTEAHVDPKNKVVTSPAFMCDTKLHLIFDGIGSMVRDVLKLTGK; this is encoded by the exons atgattattGGGAAGATGTTGGCTGTTCGCTCATTGATCTGCAAACCCTACGCTTTTCTGCTGAAGCCTCCAGCAGCTCTCTCTGCTCAGACAGGCGGTGTGGGCTTCATCCACACCAGTGTCAAATGCAGCAGCGCCAAAGTAGCAGTG GTGCTGTCTGGATGTGGAGTGTACGATGGGACGGAGATCCATGAGGCATCAGC AATCCTGGTGCATCTGAGTCGCGGTGGAGCTGAGGTCCAGATGTATGCTCCTGATGTGGCTCAGATGCACGTTATAGACCACAGCAAGGGGCAGCCTTCAGAGGAGTCCAG GAACGTCTTAGCTGAGTCAGCTCGCATCGCTAGGGGTAACATCACTGACCTGGCTAAGCTGAGTGCCAGTAACCATGATGCAGTCATCTTTCCAGGAGGTTTCGGAGCTGCTAAAAATCT GTCAACGTTTGCTGTCGATGGAAGTGACTGCACTGTGAACAAGCAGGTGGAAAATGTCTTAAAGGACTTCCATAAAGCAGGCAAGCCAATTGG GTTGTGCTGTATCTCTCCGGTGCTGGCTGCGAAGGTGCTTCCTGGTGTGGAAGTGACTGTGGGCCATGAGCAAGAGGAGGGGGGAATGTGGCCATATGCTGGCACTGCTCAGGCCATCACTGCACTCGGGGCCAAACACAAAGTCAAAGATGTCACC GAGGCTCATGTTGACCCAAAGAATAAAGTGGTGACCTCTCCTGCATTCATGTGTGACACGAAGTTGCACCTCATCTTTGATGGGATTGGCTCCATGGTCAGAGATGTCCTGAAGTTGACCGGGAAATAA
- the LOC131354441 gene encoding hemopexin-like isoform X1, which yields MKLLIQTFTICLAVSLCLAAPSHHHDQVEGDKTEAEHIEREQCSHVHLDAITEDDDHDLFAFRGHHYLSKIDDKYHAGTIESAFKGLHDDIDAAFSHEEHIHIVKDDKVYVYNISHKQGEPHTLRSGYPRSVKDALGLEGHIDAAFICPNVHVVHVIQGNKIYDVDISHEPPTHTEAKTIPYKHVDTAMCNANGVSVVVDDDFYHYQSPAIFVTARILPGKQDVAKELLGCVDNSPGHKNNNDHAHHGNKNHHHFDRCSELVFDAAIEDKDGVHYFFKDDHVFKGFHGDGELTNKTFPELDDHLLGHIDAAFHMPSEDSPDHHEHLYFFLDDKVFSYENHKLEDGYPKAISEVFPGIPDHLDAAVECHKPDCPNNTVVFFKGHEIYHFDIDTKEVHEKEFKSMPNCSAAFRYAGHYYCLHGHDFSKFNPNTGEVHGKYPKEAREYFMSCPHYGDKTEAEHIEREQCSHVHLDAITEDDDHDLFAFRGHHYLSKIDDKYHAGTIESAFKGLHDGIDAAFSHEEHIHIIKDDKVYVYNISHKQGEPHTLRSGYPRSVKDALGLEGHIDAAFICPNVHVVHVIQGNKIYDVDISHEPPTHTEAKTIPYKHVDTAMCNANGVSVVVDDDFYHYQSPAIFVTARILPEKQDVAKELLGCDHHV from the exons ATGAAGCTACTCATCCAGACCTTCACCATCTgcctggctgtctctctctgcctggcAGCTCCCTC GCATCATCATGACCAGGTTGAAG GTGATAAGACTGAGGCAGAGCACATCGAGAGAGAGCAGTGCAGCCATGTGCACCTGGATGCCATCACTGAGGATGATGATCATGATCTGTTTGCTTTCAGAG GCCACCACTATCTCAGTAAAATCGATGACAAATATCATGCTGGAACTATTGAGAGTGCCTTTAAAGGTCTGCACGATGATATTGATGCTGCCTTCTCCCATGAAGAGCACATACACATAGTCAAG GATGACAAAGTGTACGTCTATAACATATCACACAAACAAGGAGAGCCTCACACACTCCGATCAGGTTACCCCAGAAGTGTGAAGGATGCACTGGGCCTTGAGGGTCATATAGATGCTGCGTTTATTTGTCCCAATGTTCATGTTGTTCATGTCATCCAAG GTAATAAAATATATGATGTGGATATAAGCCATGAGCCACCTACCCATACAGAGGCAAAAACAATTCCATATAAGCATGTTGATACTGCCATGTGTAATGCAAACGGTGTGTCGGTTGTGGTTGATGACGACTTCTACCACTATCAGTCCCCTGCTATATTTGTTACTGCCAGGATCCTGCCTGGGAAGCAGGATGTGGCCAAGGAACTGCTTGGCTGTGTTGACAATAGCCCTGGCCATAAGAACAACAATGACCATGCCCATCATGGCAATAAAAATCACCATCACTTTGATCGCTGCAGTGAATTAGTGTTTGATGCTGCAATTGAGGACAAGGACGGAGTTCACTACTTCTTTAAGG ATGATCATGTGTTTAAGGGGTTTCATGGTGACGGTGAGCTTACAAATAAGACCTTCCCTGAGTTGGATGACCATCTCCTGGGACACATAGATGCAGCATTCCACATGCCATCTGAGGACAGTCCTGACCACCATGAGCACCTGTATTTCTTCCTG GATGACAAGGTTTTCAGCTACGAAAATCACAAGCTGGAAGATGGTTATCCAAAAGCCATCTCTGAGGTATTCCCTGGTATTCCAGATCATTTGGATGCTGCAGTTGAGTGCCACAAGCCTGACTGCCCCAATAACACCGTAGTCTTTTTCAAGG GTCATGAAATCTACCACTTTGACATTGACACCAAGGAGGTCCATGAGAAAGAATTTAAAAGCATGCCCAACTGCTCGGCTGCCTTCCGCTATGCAGGACACTATTACTGTCTGCATGGCCACGATTTCTCCAAGTTCAACCCCAATACTGGTGAAGTTCATGGAAAATATCCAAAGGAGGCCCGTGAATACTTCATGAGTTGTCCCCATTATG GTGATAAGACTGAGGCAGAGCACATCGAGAGAGAGCAGTGCAGCCATGTGCACCTGGATGCCATCACTGAGGATGATGATCATGATCTGTTTGCTTTCAGAG GCCACCACTATCTCAGTAAAATCGATGACAAATATCATGCTGGAACTATTGAGAGTGCCTTTAAAGGTCTCCATGATGGCATTGATGCTGCCTTCTCCCATGAAGAGCACATACACATAATCAAG GATGACAAAGTGTACGTCTATAACATATCACACAAACAAGGAGAGCCTCACACACTCCGATCAGGTTACCCCAGAAGTGTGAAGGATGCACTGGGCCTTGAGGGTCATATAGATGCTGCGTTTATTTGTCCCAATGTTCATGTTGTTCATGTCAtccaag GTAATAAAATATACGATGTGGACATAAGCCATGAGCCACCTACCCATACAGAGGCAAAAACAATTCCATATAAGCATGTTGATACTGCCATGTGTAATGCAAACGGTGTGTCGGTTGTGGTTGATGACGACTTCTACCACTATCAGTCCCCTGCTATATTTGTTACTGCCAGGATCCTGCCTGAGAAGCAGGATGTGGCCAAGGAACTGCTTGGCTGTGACCATCATgtgtga
- the LOC131354442 gene encoding interferon-induced GTP-binding protein Mx-like isoform X1 — MSPRKDNKRIDIGGMSNTLNQHYEDKVRPYIDLVDNLRSLGVEKDLNLPAIAVIGDQSSGKSSVLEALSGVALPRGTGIVTRCPLVLKLKRVEKGAPWSAVLTYKDQVKILQRPKDVGSAVSSAQNVLAGEGKGISQQMISLEIKSSDVPDLTLIDLPGIARVATGDQPLDIEKQIKDLIEKFIKRQETISLVVVPANIDIATTEALKMTSKVDPNGQRTLGILTKPDLVDKGAEESVVNTVNNHVIPLKKGYMIVKCRGQQDINEDLSLSKALLKEQVFFQNHPHFRPLLEEGKATVPLLAERLTRELVEHINNLLPQLHKQVEYKLDKTFNEMRKLGDGVPQEETEKNNFLIRKINNFNQVLSDVMRAEEDTQNSEPKVFTKMRKEFAKWKQQLDSKAVRLEENLQDEVEEYTHNCRGKELPGFVNYRTFENIVKKHIQEMEEPATELLKDISGIVHSCVNKVVSSHFEAFPNLLRAAKEPIEDLLEQEHGKALEKIQSQFKMEKIVYSQDGLYSHRLQAVKQKPQVIRMLNADVREMAQHLNAYFLITSDRLANQVPLIVQYHVLDQYFSRLQASMLSMIGCENAMKLIREDSGVAQRRKSLKDRLERLRRARQLLAKFLLSVS; from the exons ATGTCACCAAGGAAGGACAACAAAAGGATAGACATTGGAGGAATGAGTAACACCCTAAACCAGCACTATGAGGACAAGGTGCGTCCATACATTGATCTTGTGGACAATCTAAGGTCACTGGGAGTGGAGAAGGACCTGAATTTGCCAGCTATTGCTGTTATAGGTGATCAGAGTTCTGGAAAGAGCTCTGTACTGGAGGCCCTTTCAGGGGTGGCCTTGCCTAGAGGCACAG GTATTGTGACCCGCTGCCCTTTGGTTCTGAAACTAAAGAGAGTTGAAAAAGGTGCCCCATGGTCTGCAGTTCTAACATACAAGGACCAAGTAAAGATACTTCAAAGGCCAAAAGATGTGGGAAGTGCTGTTTCAAGTG CTCAGAATGTCTTGGCTGGAGAGGGGAAGGGAATCAGCCAGCAGATGATCTCTCTAGAGATCAAATCCAGTGATGTTCCTGATCTCACCCTTATTGACCTACCGGGCATTGCCAGGGTGGCAACAGGTGATCAGCCATTGGACATCGAGAAGCAG ATAAAAGATCTCATTGAGAAATTTATTAAGAGACAAGAAACTATTAGCTTGGTGGTTGTGCCTGCAAACATTGACATTGCCACCACTGAGGCACTGAAGATGACAAGCAAAGTGGATCCAAATGGACAACGGACCCTGG GCATCCTTACCAAGCCTGACTTAGTGGATAAAGGTGCAGAGGAGAGTGTTGTAAACACAGTAAATAACCATGTGATCCCACTGAAGAAGGGCTACATGATTGTGAAGTGCCGTGGCCAGCAAGACATAAATGAGGATCTCAGTCTGTCTAAAGCTCTCCTGAAAGAGCAAGTCTTTTTTCAGAACCATCCACATTTCAG acCTCTCTTGGAGGAAGGGAAAGCCACAGTGCCTTTGCTTGCAGAGAGACTGACCAGGGAACTGGTAGAACACATTAAT aaCTTACTCCCACAGTTGCACAAGCAAGTTGAGTACAAATTGGACAAAACATTTAATGAGATGAGAAAGCTTGGAGATGGAGTTCCTCAAGAAGAAACTGAGAAAAACAATTTTCTTATTAGG AAAATCAATAACTTCAACCAAGTCCTTTCAGATGTGATGAGAGCAGAAGAAGACACCCAAAACTCAGAGCCCAAAGTTTTTACTAAAATGAGGAAAGAGTTTGCAAAATGGAAACAGCAACTGGATAGCAAGGCTGTCAGAC tTGAGGAAAACCTCCAGGATGAAGTTGAAGAATACACCCATAACTGCAGGGGAAAGGAACTCCCTGGATTTGTTAATTACAGAACGTTTGAAAACATTGTGAAGAAACATATACAGGAAATGGAGGAACCTGCTACAGAGTTACTGAAAGACATCAGTG GCATTGTTCACTCCTGTGTGAACAAGGTGGTCAGCTCCCATTTTGAGGCCTTTCCCAACCTGCTGAGGGCGGCTAAAGAACCGATTGAGGATCTGCTTGAGCAGGAGCATGGAAAAGCTCTAGAGAAAATACAATCTCAATTTAAAATGGAGAAGATTGTCTATTCACAAGATGGCCTCTATAGTCACAGGCTACAGGCTGTCAAACAGAAACCACAAGTAATCAGGATGTTGAATGCTGATGTCAGGGAAATGGCTCAGCACCTAAATGCCTATTTCCTG atCACCTCTGACCGTCTTGCCAACCAAGTGCCCCTCATAGTGCAATACCATGTGCTGGACCAGTACTTCTCTCGGCTTCAGGCCTCCATGTTGAGCATGATCGGATGTGAGAATGCCATGAAACTTATCCGAGAGGATTCTGGTGTAGCTCAGCGTAGGAAGAGTTTGAAGGACCGATTGGAGCGTCTAAGAAGAGCACGCCAGCTCTTGGCCAAGTTTTTACTGTCTGTCTCATAA
- the LOC131354441 gene encoding hemopexin-like isoform X2: protein MKLLIQTFTICLAVSLCLAAPSHHHDQVEGDKTEAEHIEREQCSHVHLDAITEDDDHDLFAFRGHHYLSKIDDKYHAGTIESAFKGLHDDIDAAFSHEEHIHIVKDDKVYVYNISHKQGEPHTLRSGYPRSVKDALGLEGHIDAAFICPNVHVVHVIQGNKIYDVDISHEPPTHTEAKTIPYKHVDTAMCNANGVSVVVDDDFYHYQSPAIFVTARILPGKQDVAKELLGCVDNSPGHKNNNDHAHHGNKNHHHFDRCSELVFDAAIEDKDGVHYFFKDDHVFKGFHGDGELTNKTFPELDDHLLGHIDAAFHMPSEDSPDHHEHLYFFLDDKVFSYENHKLEDGYPKAISEVFPGIPDHLDAAVECHKPDCPNNTVVFFKGHEIYHFDIDTKEVHEKEFKSMPNCSAAFRYAGHYYCLHGHDFSKFNPNTGEVHGKYPKEAREYFMSCPHYGDKTEAEHIEREQCSHVHLDAITEDDDHDLFAFRGHHYLSKIDDKYHAGTIESAFKGLHDGIDAAFSHEEHIHIIKDDKVYVYNISHKQGEPHTLRSGYPRSVKDALGLEGHIDAAFICPNVHVVHVIQEVEGHGGTVG, encoded by the exons ATGAAGCTACTCATCCAGACCTTCACCATCTgcctggctgtctctctctgcctggcAGCTCCCTC GCATCATCATGACCAGGTTGAAG GTGATAAGACTGAGGCAGAGCACATCGAGAGAGAGCAGTGCAGCCATGTGCACCTGGATGCCATCACTGAGGATGATGATCATGATCTGTTTGCTTTCAGAG GCCACCACTATCTCAGTAAAATCGATGACAAATATCATGCTGGAACTATTGAGAGTGCCTTTAAAGGTCTGCACGATGATATTGATGCTGCCTTCTCCCATGAAGAGCACATACACATAGTCAAG GATGACAAAGTGTACGTCTATAACATATCACACAAACAAGGAGAGCCTCACACACTCCGATCAGGTTACCCCAGAAGTGTGAAGGATGCACTGGGCCTTGAGGGTCATATAGATGCTGCGTTTATTTGTCCCAATGTTCATGTTGTTCATGTCATCCAAG GTAATAAAATATATGATGTGGATATAAGCCATGAGCCACCTACCCATACAGAGGCAAAAACAATTCCATATAAGCATGTTGATACTGCCATGTGTAATGCAAACGGTGTGTCGGTTGTGGTTGATGACGACTTCTACCACTATCAGTCCCCTGCTATATTTGTTACTGCCAGGATCCTGCCTGGGAAGCAGGATGTGGCCAAGGAACTGCTTGGCTGTGTTGACAATAGCCCTGGCCATAAGAACAACAATGACCATGCCCATCATGGCAATAAAAATCACCATCACTTTGATCGCTGCAGTGAATTAGTGTTTGATGCTGCAATTGAGGACAAGGACGGAGTTCACTACTTCTTTAAGG ATGATCATGTGTTTAAGGGGTTTCATGGTGACGGTGAGCTTACAAATAAGACCTTCCCTGAGTTGGATGACCATCTCCTGGGACACATAGATGCAGCATTCCACATGCCATCTGAGGACAGTCCTGACCACCATGAGCACCTGTATTTCTTCCTG GATGACAAGGTTTTCAGCTACGAAAATCACAAGCTGGAAGATGGTTATCCAAAAGCCATCTCTGAGGTATTCCCTGGTATTCCAGATCATTTGGATGCTGCAGTTGAGTGCCACAAGCCTGACTGCCCCAATAACACCGTAGTCTTTTTCAAGG GTCATGAAATCTACCACTTTGACATTGACACCAAGGAGGTCCATGAGAAAGAATTTAAAAGCATGCCCAACTGCTCGGCTGCCTTCCGCTATGCAGGACACTATTACTGTCTGCATGGCCACGATTTCTCCAAGTTCAACCCCAATACTGGTGAAGTTCATGGAAAATATCCAAAGGAGGCCCGTGAATACTTCATGAGTTGTCCCCATTATG GTGATAAGACTGAGGCAGAGCACATCGAGAGAGAGCAGTGCAGCCATGTGCACCTGGATGCCATCACTGAGGATGATGATCATGATCTGTTTGCTTTCAGAG GCCACCACTATCTCAGTAAAATCGATGACAAATATCATGCTGGAACTATTGAGAGTGCCTTTAAAGGTCTCCATGATGGCATTGATGCTGCCTTCTCCCATGAAGAGCACATACACATAATCAAG GATGACAAAGTGTACGTCTATAACATATCACACAAACAAGGAGAGCCTCACACACTCCGATCAGGTTACCCCAGAAGTGTGAAGGATGCACTGGGCCTTGAGGGTCATATAGATGCTGCGTTTATTTGTCCCAATGTTCATGTTGTTCATGTCAtccaag AAGTTGAAGGTCATGGTGGCACAGTTGggtaa
- the LOC131354442 gene encoding interferon-induced GTP-binding protein Mx-like isoform X2: protein MSNTLNQHYEDKVRPYIDLVDNLRSLGVEKDLNLPAIAVIGDQSSGKSSVLEALSGVALPRGTGIVTRCPLVLKLKRVEKGAPWSAVLTYKDQVKILQRPKDVGSAVSSAQNVLAGEGKGISQQMISLEIKSSDVPDLTLIDLPGIARVATGDQPLDIEKQIKDLIEKFIKRQETISLVVVPANIDIATTEALKMTSKVDPNGQRTLGILTKPDLVDKGAEESVVNTVNNHVIPLKKGYMIVKCRGQQDINEDLSLSKALLKEQVFFQNHPHFRPLLEEGKATVPLLAERLTRELVEHINNLLPQLHKQVEYKLDKTFNEMRKLGDGVPQEETEKNNFLIRKINNFNQVLSDVMRAEEDTQNSEPKVFTKMRKEFAKWKQQLDSKAVRLEENLQDEVEEYTHNCRGKELPGFVNYRTFENIVKKHIQEMEEPATELLKDISGIVHSCVNKVVSSHFEAFPNLLRAAKEPIEDLLEQEHGKALEKIQSQFKMEKIVYSQDGLYSHRLQAVKQKPQVIRMLNADVREMAQHLNAYFLITSDRLANQVPLIVQYHVLDQYFSRLQASMLSMIGCENAMKLIREDSGVAQRRKSLKDRLERLRRARQLLAKFLLSVS, encoded by the exons ATGAGTAACACCCTAAACCAGCACTATGAGGACAAGGTGCGTCCATACATTGATCTTGTGGACAATCTAAGGTCACTGGGAGTGGAGAAGGACCTGAATTTGCCAGCTATTGCTGTTATAGGTGATCAGAGTTCTGGAAAGAGCTCTGTACTGGAGGCCCTTTCAGGGGTGGCCTTGCCTAGAGGCACAG GTATTGTGACCCGCTGCCCTTTGGTTCTGAAACTAAAGAGAGTTGAAAAAGGTGCCCCATGGTCTGCAGTTCTAACATACAAGGACCAAGTAAAGATACTTCAAAGGCCAAAAGATGTGGGAAGTGCTGTTTCAAGTG CTCAGAATGTCTTGGCTGGAGAGGGGAAGGGAATCAGCCAGCAGATGATCTCTCTAGAGATCAAATCCAGTGATGTTCCTGATCTCACCCTTATTGACCTACCGGGCATTGCCAGGGTGGCAACAGGTGATCAGCCATTGGACATCGAGAAGCAG ATAAAAGATCTCATTGAGAAATTTATTAAGAGACAAGAAACTATTAGCTTGGTGGTTGTGCCTGCAAACATTGACATTGCCACCACTGAGGCACTGAAGATGACAAGCAAAGTGGATCCAAATGGACAACGGACCCTGG GCATCCTTACCAAGCCTGACTTAGTGGATAAAGGTGCAGAGGAGAGTGTTGTAAACACAGTAAATAACCATGTGATCCCACTGAAGAAGGGCTACATGATTGTGAAGTGCCGTGGCCAGCAAGACATAAATGAGGATCTCAGTCTGTCTAAAGCTCTCCTGAAAGAGCAAGTCTTTTTTCAGAACCATCCACATTTCAG acCTCTCTTGGAGGAAGGGAAAGCCACAGTGCCTTTGCTTGCAGAGAGACTGACCAGGGAACTGGTAGAACACATTAAT aaCTTACTCCCACAGTTGCACAAGCAAGTTGAGTACAAATTGGACAAAACATTTAATGAGATGAGAAAGCTTGGAGATGGAGTTCCTCAAGAAGAAACTGAGAAAAACAATTTTCTTATTAGG AAAATCAATAACTTCAACCAAGTCCTTTCAGATGTGATGAGAGCAGAAGAAGACACCCAAAACTCAGAGCCCAAAGTTTTTACTAAAATGAGGAAAGAGTTTGCAAAATGGAAACAGCAACTGGATAGCAAGGCTGTCAGAC tTGAGGAAAACCTCCAGGATGAAGTTGAAGAATACACCCATAACTGCAGGGGAAAGGAACTCCCTGGATTTGTTAATTACAGAACGTTTGAAAACATTGTGAAGAAACATATACAGGAAATGGAGGAACCTGCTACAGAGTTACTGAAAGACATCAGTG GCATTGTTCACTCCTGTGTGAACAAGGTGGTCAGCTCCCATTTTGAGGCCTTTCCCAACCTGCTGAGGGCGGCTAAAGAACCGATTGAGGATCTGCTTGAGCAGGAGCATGGAAAAGCTCTAGAGAAAATACAATCTCAATTTAAAATGGAGAAGATTGTCTATTCACAAGATGGCCTCTATAGTCACAGGCTACAGGCTGTCAAACAGAAACCACAAGTAATCAGGATGTTGAATGCTGATGTCAGGGAAATGGCTCAGCACCTAAATGCCTATTTCCTG atCACCTCTGACCGTCTTGCCAACCAAGTGCCCCTCATAGTGCAATACCATGTGCTGGACCAGTACTTCTCTCGGCTTCAGGCCTCCATGTTGAGCATGATCGGATGTGAGAATGCCATGAAACTTATCCGAGAGGATTCTGGTGTAGCTCAGCGTAGGAAGAGTTTGAAGGACCGATTGGAGCGTCTAAGAAGAGCACGCCAGCTCTTGGCCAAGTTTTTACTGTCTGTCTCATAA